One stretch of Echeneis naucrates chromosome 11, fEcheNa1.1, whole genome shotgun sequence DNA includes these proteins:
- the galnt12 gene encoding polypeptide N-acetylgalactosaminyltransferase 12, giving the protein MAACGRRHRPKLVFFFFGATFLWYLIFSRHSSGDVGETNRREAPVEGAELGDEHLKRTVYEKPPLDLNALGEMGRPVKLNLHGEEKRKEEESLQKNQINIYVSDKVSLHRRLPEKWNPLCRDLKYDYRSLPTTSVVIAFYNEAWSTLLRTVHSVLETSPDILLKEVVLVDDYSDRAHLKEPLEKYISGLRKVRLIRATKREGLVRARLLGASITTGDVLTFLDCHCECHEGWLEPLLQRIKEEPTAVVCPVIDVIDWNTFQYLGNSGEPQIGGFDWRLVFTWHTIPEHEQKRRRSPTDVIRSPTMAGGLFAVSKKYFQYLGTYDTGMEVWGGENLEFSFRIWQCGGSLEVHPCSHVGHVFPKKAPYSRNKALANSVRAAEVWMDEYKELYYHRNPHARLEAFGDVTERKTLREKLGCKSFRWYLDNVYPDVHIPEDKPGMFGMLKNRGKTSYCFDYNPADDHTVVGQRVILYQCHGMGQNQFFEYSSNGEIRYNTREPAGCVVGDNISTYLTVQLCKKPGQPVPADQKFVFRKDGSLYHVVSQKCVEAIVKTDNGTPAPSLQPCSDSPHQKWFFEERT; this is encoded by the exons ATGGCAGCCTGCGGAAGGAGACATCGACCCaagcttgtgtttttcttctttggtgcCACTTTTCTTTGGTATCTGATATTTTCCAGACACAGCTCCGGGGACGTGGGGGAGACGAATCGAAGAGAGGCCCCTGTGGAGGGAGCGGAGCTGGGAGATGAACACCTGAAGAGGACCGTCTACGAAAAGCCCCCGTTAGATTTAAACGCTTTGGGGGAAATGGGCAGACCTGTCAAACTGAATCTGCACGGcgaggagaagaggaaagaggaagaaagtcTGCAGAAGAACCAGATTAACATTTATGTCAGTGACAAAGTGTCACTACATCGCAGACTGCCGGAGAAATGGAACCCGCT TTGCAGAGACCTGAAATATGATTACCGGTCATTGCCAACAACCTCTGTGGTGATTGCCTTCTACAACGAGGCCTGGTCCACCCTGCTGAGGACAGTCCACAGTGTGCTGGAGACGTCCCCTGACATCCTGCTGAAGGAGGTGGTCCTGGTGGACGACTACAGTGATAGAG CTCATCTGAAGGAGCCATTGGAAAAGTACATTTCAGGATTAAGGAAGGTGCGTCTGATCCGGGCCACCAAGAGGGAAGGGTTGGTGCGGGCGCGGTTGTTAGGGGCGTCCATAACTACAGGAGATGTGCTGACCTTCCTGGACTGTCACTGTGAATGTCACGAAGGCTGGTTAGAGCCCCTGCTCCAAAG AATCAAAGAGGAGCCAACAGCTGTGGTGTGTCCCGTCATTGATGTGATTGACTGGAACACCTTCCAGTATTTAGGCAACTCCGGTGAACCTCAGATTGGGGGGTTTGATTGGCGGTTGGTTTTCACCTGGCACACCATCCCAGAGCATGAGCAGAAACGCCGTCGCTCACCCACTGATGTCATCAG GTCTCCGACCATGGCAGGTGGTCTGTTTGCTGTAAGCAAGAAGTATTTCCAATACCTGGGAACATATGACACAGGGATGGAGGTGTGGGGAGGCGAGAACCTGGAGTTCTCCTTCAGG ATTTGGCAGTGTGGGGGCAGCCTGGAGGTCCACCCTTGCTCCCATGTGGGCCATGTGTTCCCGAAAAAGGCCCCTTACTCACGGAATAAAGCTTTGGCAAACAGTGTGAGAGCTGCAGAGGTCTGGATGGATGAGTACAAAGAGCTTTACTACCACCGAAACCCACATGCACGATTG GAGGCCTTTGGAGATGTGACAGAGCGGAAGACGCTTAGAGAGAAGTTGGGCTGTAAGAGCTTCAGGTGGTATCTGGATAATGTTTATCCTGATGTTCACATCCCAGAGGATAAGCCAGGCATGTTCGGAATG CTTAAAAACCGGGGCAAGACCAGCTACTGCTTTGACTACAATCCTGCAGATGATCACACAGTGGTGGGGCAAAGGGTCATCCTCTACCAGTGTCATGGCATGGGGCAGAACCAG TTCTTCGAATACTCCTCGAATGGTGAGATCCGCTATAACACGAGAGAACCTGCAGGATGTGTTGTAGGGGACAACATCAGCACCTACCTGACTGTCCAGCTGTGTAAAAAACCAGGTCAACCTGTGCCTGCAGATCAGAAATTTGTCTTTCGGAAG GATGGAAGTCTATACCATGTGGTGAGCCAGAAATGTGTCGAGGCAATAGTCAAGACAGACAACGGGACCCCAGCACCCTCCCTGCAGCCCTGTTCAGACAGCCCCCACCAGAAATGGTTCTTTGAGGAGAGAACTTAA